Proteins encoded by one window of Chondromyces crocatus:
- a CDS encoding DUF4388 domain-containing protein — protein MSAERQDLVRIDATGTAHPVGKAASRWLRARGGAFRLLPSPEHVVFMRFVGEDGRRDEEDGPVVRLAGEITKPGALCDIISLVGHAGWDGELVVVDGSVGRSLFFDAGTVIGARSAVESDRIGEVLYRYGALSREQIDATLAATSPEQRFGEVAVRLGFLERARLYQLLGRQAEEIAHQVLLAGDGVFYFLERFDEEQIASRQNLAVSSLLMEAVRRMDEGRYFRERIPSIQHVPERIAGRALPAKDLRQTWEAIDGHRSIAEIARVVGQGEFEATRQIFQLIQAGMVAVHAPRPTGPKAIVALFNEAVRTILADVDEGGHGDEVRWQLSAFSSGAGIYDVLFRGAAPAEDGTVNPEPVIENAVVLAGPEQSEMMLAQWLYEYASFAMFVAEPLLRLGPDGTTVARISQLPPVDPSGISTIEREPLSRRVGPLIGQLAPK, from the coding sequence TGGTACGCATCGACGCGACCGGGACCGCCCACCCGGTTGGCAAGGCAGCGAGCCGCTGGCTGCGGGCGAGAGGAGGAGCCTTCCGGCTGTTGCCTTCGCCGGAGCACGTCGTCTTCATGCGCTTCGTCGGCGAGGACGGTCGGCGGGACGAAGAAGACGGACCCGTCGTCCGGCTCGCCGGCGAGATCACGAAGCCAGGTGCGCTCTGCGACATCATTTCTCTGGTCGGCCACGCTGGCTGGGACGGAGAGCTGGTCGTCGTCGATGGATCGGTCGGGCGCTCGCTCTTTTTCGATGCCGGGACCGTCATCGGTGCGCGCTCCGCGGTCGAAAGCGACCGCATCGGCGAGGTGCTCTATCGCTACGGCGCGCTGAGTCGCGAGCAGATCGACGCGACCCTGGCCGCTACCAGCCCCGAGCAGCGGTTCGGCGAGGTCGCCGTGCGGCTCGGATTCCTGGAGCGAGCGCGCCTCTATCAGCTCCTGGGTCGGCAAGCGGAGGAGATCGCCCACCAGGTGCTGCTTGCCGGGGATGGGGTGTTCTATTTCCTCGAGCGGTTCGACGAAGAGCAGATCGCCAGCCGTCAGAACCTCGCCGTGAGCAGCCTTCTCATGGAGGCCGTGCGCCGCATGGACGAGGGGCGCTACTTCCGCGAGAGGATCCCTTCGATTCAGCACGTCCCCGAGCGGATCGCTGGACGCGCGCTGCCCGCCAAGGACCTGCGTCAGACCTGGGAAGCCATCGATGGGCACCGATCCATCGCAGAGATCGCGCGCGTCGTCGGCCAGGGCGAGTTTGAAGCCACCCGGCAGATCTTCCAGCTGATCCAGGCGGGGATGGTCGCGGTCCACGCACCCCGACCCACCGGGCCGAAGGCGATCGTTGCGCTGTTCAACGAGGCCGTCCGTACGATCCTCGCCGACGTCGACGAGGGAGGCCACGGCGACGAAGTCCGCTGGCAGCTCAGCGCCTTTTCCAGCGGAGCAGGGATCTACGACGTCCTTTTCCGGGGCGCCGCGCCAGCAGAGGACGGCACGGTGAATCCGGAGCCCGTCATCGAGAATGCCGTGGTGCTGGCAGGGCCCGAGCAATCGGAGATGATGCTGGCTCAGTGGCTCTACGAGTATGCGTCGTTCGCCATGTTCGTTGCAGAGCCACTCCTCCGTCTGGGCCCGGATGGCACGACGGTAGCTCGTATCAGCCAGCTGCCTCCCGTTGATCCGAGTGGAATCTCCACCATCGAGAGAGAGCCTCTCTCGCGCCGGGTCGGCCCGCTCATCGGTCAGCTCGCGCCGAAATAG